In one window of Ovis aries strain OAR_USU_Benz2616 breed Rambouillet chromosome 3, ARS-UI_Ramb_v3.0, whole genome shotgun sequence DNA:
- the LMAN2L gene encoding VIP36-like protein isoform X2: MAVALGPFGWWRRWRRRLSAREVSRMLLLLLLLGSGQGPRQVGAGQTFEYLKREHSLSKPYQGVGTSSSSLWNLMGNAMVMTQYIRLTPDMQSKQGALWNRVPCFLRDWELQVHFRIHGQGKKNLHGDGLAIWYTKDRMQPGPVFGNMDKFVGLGVFVDTYPNEEKQQERVFPYISAMVNNGSLSYDHERDGRPTELGGCTAIVRNLHYDTFLVIRYVKRHLTIMMDIDGKHEWRDCIEVPGVRLPRGYYFGTSSITGDLSDNHDVISLKLFELTVERTPEEEKLHRDVFLPSVDNMKLPEMTAPLPPLSGLALFLIVFFSLVFSVFAIVIGIILYNKWQDQSRKRFY; encoded by the exons ATGGCGGTGGCCCTGGGACCCTTTGGGTggtggcggcggtggcggcggcgttTGTCGGCACGGGAAGTTTCCAGGATGttgctccttctccttttgctagGGTCTGGGCAGGGGCCACGGCAAGTCGGGGCGGGTCAAACGTTCGAGTACTTGAAACGGGAGCACTCGCTGTCGAAGCCCTACCAGG GTGTGGGCACAAGCAGTTCCTCCCTGTGGAATCTGATGGGCAATGCCATGGTGATGACCCAGTATATCCGCCTTACCCCGGATATGCAAAGTAAACAGGGTGCCCTGTGGAACCGGGTG CCGTGTTTCCTGAGAGACTGGGAGTTGCAGGTGCACTTCCGAATCCATGGGCAGGGGAAGAAGAACCTGCACGGGGATGGCTTGGCCATCTGGTACACCAAGGATCGGATGCAGCCAG GGCCTGTGTTTGGAAACATGGACAAATTTGTGGGGCTGGGAGTATTTGTAGACACCTATCCCAATGAGGAGAAGCAGCAAGAG CGGGTGTTCCCCTACATCTCAGCCATGGTGAACAACGGCTCTCTCAGCTACGATCACGAGCGGGATGGGCGGCCTACAGAGCTGGGGGGCTGCACAGCCATCGTCCGCAACCTCCATTACGACACCTTCCTTGTGATCCGCTATGTCAAGAGGCACCTGACG ATCATGATGGACATCGACGGCAAGCACGAGTGGAGGGACTGCATCGAGGTGCCGGGGGTCCGCCTGCCCCGGGGCTACTACTTTGGCACCTCGTCCATCACGGGCGATCTCTCAG ACAACCATGATGTCATTTCCCTGAAGCTGTTTGAGCTGACGGTGGAGAGGACCCCGGAAGAGGAGAAGCTGCATCGGGACGTGTTCCTGCCCTCAGTGGACAACATGAAGCTGCCTGAGA TGACAGCCCCGCTGCCTCCCCTCAGCGGCCTGGCCCTCTTTCTCATCGTCTTTTTCTCCCTGGTGTTTTCCGTCTTTGCCATTGTCATCGGGATCATACTCTACAACAAATGGCAGGACCAGAGTCGGAAGCGTTTCTACTGA
- the LMAN2L gene encoding VIP36-like protein isoform X1, with product MAVALGPFGWWRRWRRRLSAREVSRMLLLLLLLGSGQGPRQVGAGQTFEYLKREHSLSKPYQGVGTSSSSLWNLMGNAMVMTQYIRLTPDMQSKQGALWNRVPCFLRDWELQVHFRIHGQGKKNLHGDGLAIWYTKDRMQPGPVFGNMDKFVGLGVFVDTYPNEEKQQEAQKRRYSPGVQRVFPYISAMVNNGSLSYDHERDGRPTELGGCTAIVRNLHYDTFLVIRYVKRHLTIMMDIDGKHEWRDCIEVPGVRLPRGYYFGTSSITGDLSDNHDVISLKLFELTVERTPEEEKLHRDVFLPSVDNMKLPEMTAPLPPLSGLALFLIVFFSLVFSVFAIVIGIILYNKWQDQSRKRFY from the exons ATGGCGGTGGCCCTGGGACCCTTTGGGTggtggcggcggtggcggcggcgttTGTCGGCACGGGAAGTTTCCAGGATGttgctccttctccttttgctagGGTCTGGGCAGGGGCCACGGCAAGTCGGGGCGGGTCAAACGTTCGAGTACTTGAAACGGGAGCACTCGCTGTCGAAGCCCTACCAGG GTGTGGGCACAAGCAGTTCCTCCCTGTGGAATCTGATGGGCAATGCCATGGTGATGACCCAGTATATCCGCCTTACCCCGGATATGCAAAGTAAACAGGGTGCCCTGTGGAACCGGGTG CCGTGTTTCCTGAGAGACTGGGAGTTGCAGGTGCACTTCCGAATCCATGGGCAGGGGAAGAAGAACCTGCACGGGGATGGCTTGGCCATCTGGTACACCAAGGATCGGATGCAGCCAG GGCCTGTGTTTGGAAACATGGACAAATTTGTGGGGCTGGGAGTATTTGTAGACACCTATCCCAATGAGGAGAAGCAGCAAGAG GCCCAGAAGAGGCGGTATTCTCCAGGAGTCCAG CGGGTGTTCCCCTACATCTCAGCCATGGTGAACAACGGCTCTCTCAGCTACGATCACGAGCGGGATGGGCGGCCTACAGAGCTGGGGGGCTGCACAGCCATCGTCCGCAACCTCCATTACGACACCTTCCTTGTGATCCGCTATGTCAAGAGGCACCTGACG ATCATGATGGACATCGACGGCAAGCACGAGTGGAGGGACTGCATCGAGGTGCCGGGGGTCCGCCTGCCCCGGGGCTACTACTTTGGCACCTCGTCCATCACGGGCGATCTCTCAG ACAACCATGATGTCATTTCCCTGAAGCTGTTTGAGCTGACGGTGGAGAGGACCCCGGAAGAGGAGAAGCTGCATCGGGACGTGTTCCTGCCCTCAGTGGACAACATGAAGCTGCCTGAGA TGACAGCCCCGCTGCCTCCCCTCAGCGGCCTGGCCCTCTTTCTCATCGTCTTTTTCTCCCTGGTGTTTTCCGTCTTTGCCATTGTCATCGGGATCATACTCTACAACAAATGGCAGGACCAGAGTCGGAAGCGTTTCTACTGA
- the LMAN2L gene encoding VIP36-like protein isoform X3, with the protein MAVALGPFGWWRRWRRRLSAREVSRMLLLLLLLGSGQGPRQVGAGQTFEYLKREHSLSKPYQGVGTSSSSLWNLMGNAMVMTQYIRLTPDMQSKQGALWNRVPCFLRDWELQVHFRIHGQGKKNLHGDGLAIWYTKDRMQPAGVPLHLSHGEQRLSQLRSRAGWAAYRAGGLHSHRPQPPLRHLPCDPLCQEAPDDHDGHRRQARVEGLHRGAGGPPAPGLLLWHLVHHGRSLRYCPARSLLALTQVMSHKTGPGVRASGAELWQAGAHEGSPSCILVRRAQIAQAWSRLAQLYLGEVCC; encoded by the exons ATGGCGGTGGCCCTGGGACCCTTTGGGTggtggcggcggtggcggcggcgttTGTCGGCACGGGAAGTTTCCAGGATGttgctccttctccttttgctagGGTCTGGGCAGGGGCCACGGCAAGTCGGGGCGGGTCAAACGTTCGAGTACTTGAAACGGGAGCACTCGCTGTCGAAGCCCTACCAGG GTGTGGGCACAAGCAGTTCCTCCCTGTGGAATCTGATGGGCAATGCCATGGTGATGACCCAGTATATCCGCCTTACCCCGGATATGCAAAGTAAACAGGGTGCCCTGTGGAACCGGGTG CCGTGTTTCCTGAGAGACTGGGAGTTGCAGGTGCACTTCCGAATCCATGGGCAGGGGAAGAAGAACCTGCACGGGGATGGCTTGGCCATCTGGTACACCAAGGATCGGATGCAGCCAG CGGGTGTTCCCCTACATCTCAGCCATGGTGAACAACGGCTCTCTCAGCTACGATCACGAGCGGGATGGGCGGCCTACAGAGCTGGGGGGCTGCACAGCCATCGTCCGCAACCTCCATTACGACACCTTCCTTGTGATCCGCTATGTCAAGAGGCACCTGACG ATCATGATGGACATCGACGGCAAGCACGAGTGGAGGGACTGCATCGAGGTGCCGGGGGTCCGCCTGCCCCGGGGCTACTACTTTGGCACCTCGTCCATCACGGGCGATCTCTCAGGTACTGCCCTGCGCGCTCCTTACTGGCCCTAACTCAGGTCATGTCTCACAAGACAGGCCCGGGCGTGAGAGCCAGCGGGGCAGAGCTCTGGCAAGCAGGTGCCCACGAGGGCTCCCCTTCTTGCATTCTTGTGCGTAGAGCCCAGATTGCCCAGGCCTGGAGTCGTCTCGCACAGTTGTATCTGGGAGAGGTTTGCTGCTAA
- the LMAN2L gene encoding VIP36-like protein isoform X4 — MLSCFCWEMVTDREPCFLRDWELQVHFRIHGQGKKNLHGDGLAIWYTKDRMQPGPVFGNMDKFVGLGVFVDTYPNEEKQQEAQKRRYSPGVQRVFPYISAMVNNGSLSYDHERDGRPTELGGCTAIVRNLHYDTFLVIRYVKRHLTIMMDIDGKHEWRDCIEVPGVRLPRGYYFGTSSITGDLSDNHDVISLKLFELTVERTPEEEKLHRDVFLPSVDNMKLPEMTAPLPPLSGLALFLIVFFSLVFSVFAIVIGIILYNKWQDQSRKRFY; from the exons ATGCTATCCTGTTTCTGTTGGGAGATGGTGACTGATCGGGAG CCGTGTTTCCTGAGAGACTGGGAGTTGCAGGTGCACTTCCGAATCCATGGGCAGGGGAAGAAGAACCTGCACGGGGATGGCTTGGCCATCTGGTACACCAAGGATCGGATGCAGCCAG GGCCTGTGTTTGGAAACATGGACAAATTTGTGGGGCTGGGAGTATTTGTAGACACCTATCCCAATGAGGAGAAGCAGCAAGAG GCCCAGAAGAGGCGGTATTCTCCAGGAGTCCAG CGGGTGTTCCCCTACATCTCAGCCATGGTGAACAACGGCTCTCTCAGCTACGATCACGAGCGGGATGGGCGGCCTACAGAGCTGGGGGGCTGCACAGCCATCGTCCGCAACCTCCATTACGACACCTTCCTTGTGATCCGCTATGTCAAGAGGCACCTGACG ATCATGATGGACATCGACGGCAAGCACGAGTGGAGGGACTGCATCGAGGTGCCGGGGGTCCGCCTGCCCCGGGGCTACTACTTTGGCACCTCGTCCATCACGGGCGATCTCTCAG ACAACCATGATGTCATTTCCCTGAAGCTGTTTGAGCTGACGGTGGAGAGGACCCCGGAAGAGGAGAAGCTGCATCGGGACGTGTTCCTGCCCTCAGTGGACAACATGAAGCTGCCTGAGA TGACAGCCCCGCTGCCTCCCCTCAGCGGCCTGGCCCTCTTTCTCATCGTCTTTTTCTCCCTGGTGTTTTCCGTCTTTGCCATTGTCATCGGGATCATACTCTACAACAAATGGCAGGACCAGAGTCGGAAGCGTTTCTACTGA
- the LMAN2L gene encoding VIP36-like protein isoform X5 — protein sequence MLSCFCWEMVTDREPCFLRDWELQVHFRIHGQGKKNLHGDGLAIWYTKDRMQPGPVFGNMDKFVGLGVFVDTYPNEEKQQERVFPYISAMVNNGSLSYDHERDGRPTELGGCTAIVRNLHYDTFLVIRYVKRHLTIMMDIDGKHEWRDCIEVPGVRLPRGYYFGTSSITGDLSDNHDVISLKLFELTVERTPEEEKLHRDVFLPSVDNMKLPEMTAPLPPLSGLALFLIVFFSLVFSVFAIVIGIILYNKWQDQSRKRFY from the exons ATGCTATCCTGTTTCTGTTGGGAGATGGTGACTGATCGGGAG CCGTGTTTCCTGAGAGACTGGGAGTTGCAGGTGCACTTCCGAATCCATGGGCAGGGGAAGAAGAACCTGCACGGGGATGGCTTGGCCATCTGGTACACCAAGGATCGGATGCAGCCAG GGCCTGTGTTTGGAAACATGGACAAATTTGTGGGGCTGGGAGTATTTGTAGACACCTATCCCAATGAGGAGAAGCAGCAAGAG CGGGTGTTCCCCTACATCTCAGCCATGGTGAACAACGGCTCTCTCAGCTACGATCACGAGCGGGATGGGCGGCCTACAGAGCTGGGGGGCTGCACAGCCATCGTCCGCAACCTCCATTACGACACCTTCCTTGTGATCCGCTATGTCAAGAGGCACCTGACG ATCATGATGGACATCGACGGCAAGCACGAGTGGAGGGACTGCATCGAGGTGCCGGGGGTCCGCCTGCCCCGGGGCTACTACTTTGGCACCTCGTCCATCACGGGCGATCTCTCAG ACAACCATGATGTCATTTCCCTGAAGCTGTTTGAGCTGACGGTGGAGAGGACCCCGGAAGAGGAGAAGCTGCATCGGGACGTGTTCCTGCCCTCAGTGGACAACATGAAGCTGCCTGAGA TGACAGCCCCGCTGCCTCCCCTCAGCGGCCTGGCCCTCTTTCTCATCGTCTTTTTCTCCCTGGTGTTTTCCGTCTTTGCCATTGTCATCGGGATCATACTCTACAACAAATGGCAGGACCAGAGTCGGAAGCGTTTCTACTGA
- the LMAN2L gene encoding VIP36-like protein isoform X7, protein MGRGRRTCTGMAWPSGTPRIGCSQRVFPYISAMVNNGSLSYDHERDGRPTELGGCTAIVRNLHYDTFLVIRYVKRHLTIMMDIDGKHEWRDCIEVPGVRLPRGYYFGTSSITGDLSDNHDVISLKLFELTVERTPEEEKLHRDVFLPSVDNMKLPEMTAPLPPLSGLALFLIVFFSLVFSVFAIVIGIILYNKWQDQSRKRFY, encoded by the exons ATGGGCAGGGGAAGAAGAACCTGCACGGGGATGGCTTGGCCATCTGGTACACCAAGGATCGGATGCAGCCAG CGGGTGTTCCCCTACATCTCAGCCATGGTGAACAACGGCTCTCTCAGCTACGATCACGAGCGGGATGGGCGGCCTACAGAGCTGGGGGGCTGCACAGCCATCGTCCGCAACCTCCATTACGACACCTTCCTTGTGATCCGCTATGTCAAGAGGCACCTGACG ATCATGATGGACATCGACGGCAAGCACGAGTGGAGGGACTGCATCGAGGTGCCGGGGGTCCGCCTGCCCCGGGGCTACTACTTTGGCACCTCGTCCATCACGGGCGATCTCTCAG ACAACCATGATGTCATTTCCCTGAAGCTGTTTGAGCTGACGGTGGAGAGGACCCCGGAAGAGGAGAAGCTGCATCGGGACGTGTTCCTGCCCTCAGTGGACAACATGAAGCTGCCTGAGA TGACAGCCCCGCTGCCTCCCCTCAGCGGCCTGGCCCTCTTTCTCATCGTCTTTTTCTCCCTGGTGTTTTCCGTCTTTGCCATTGTCATCGGGATCATACTCTACAACAAATGGCAGGACCAGAGTCGGAAGCGTTTCTACTGA
- the LMAN2L gene encoding VIP36-like protein isoform X6: MQPGPVFGNMDKFVGLGVFVDTYPNEEKQQEAQKRRYSPGVQRVFPYISAMVNNGSLSYDHERDGRPTELGGCTAIVRNLHYDTFLVIRYVKRHLTIMMDIDGKHEWRDCIEVPGVRLPRGYYFGTSSITGDLSDNHDVISLKLFELTVERTPEEEKLHRDVFLPSVDNMKLPEMTAPLPPLSGLALFLIVFFSLVFSVFAIVIGIILYNKWQDQSRKRFY, translated from the exons ATGCAGCCAG GGCCTGTGTTTGGAAACATGGACAAATTTGTGGGGCTGGGAGTATTTGTAGACACCTATCCCAATGAGGAGAAGCAGCAAGAG GCCCAGAAGAGGCGGTATTCTCCAGGAGTCCAG CGGGTGTTCCCCTACATCTCAGCCATGGTGAACAACGGCTCTCTCAGCTACGATCACGAGCGGGATGGGCGGCCTACAGAGCTGGGGGGCTGCACAGCCATCGTCCGCAACCTCCATTACGACACCTTCCTTGTGATCCGCTATGTCAAGAGGCACCTGACG ATCATGATGGACATCGACGGCAAGCACGAGTGGAGGGACTGCATCGAGGTGCCGGGGGTCCGCCTGCCCCGGGGCTACTACTTTGGCACCTCGTCCATCACGGGCGATCTCTCAG ACAACCATGATGTCATTTCCCTGAAGCTGTTTGAGCTGACGGTGGAGAGGACCCCGGAAGAGGAGAAGCTGCATCGGGACGTGTTCCTGCCCTCAGTGGACAACATGAAGCTGCCTGAGA TGACAGCCCCGCTGCCTCCCCTCAGCGGCCTGGCCCTCTTTCTCATCGTCTTTTTCTCCCTGGTGTTTTCCGTCTTTGCCATTGTCATCGGGATCATACTCTACAACAAATGGCAGGACCAGAGTCGGAAGCGTTTCTACTGA
- the LOC106991069 gene encoding LOW QUALITY PROTEIN: large ribosomal subunit protein uL22 (The sequence of the model RefSeq protein was modified relative to this genomic sequence to represent the inferred CDS: inserted 2 bases in 1 codon; substituted 1 base at 1 genomic stop codon), which yields MVRYSLDPENPTKSCKSRGSNLRVHFKNTRETAQAIKGMHIRKATKYLKDVTLKKQCVPLRRYNGGVGRCAQAKQWGRTQGXWPKKSAEFSLHMLKNAESNAELMGFDVDSLVIEHIQVNKAPKMRRXGRINPYMSSPCHIEMILTEKEQIVPRPEEEVAQKKKISQKKLKKQKLMARE from the exons ATGGTGCGCTATTCACTTgacccagaaaaccccacaaaatcatgcaaatcaagaGGCTCAAATCTTCGTGTACACTTTAAGAACACTCGTGAAACCGCCCAGGCCATAAAGGGTATGCATATCCGGAAAGCCACCAAGTACCTGAAGGACGTCACGTTAAAGAAGCAGTGTGTGCCGCTCCGCCGCTACAACGGTGGAGTTGGCAGGTGTGCACAGGCCAAACAGTGGGGCCGGACTCAGGGTTGATGGCCCAAAAAGAGTGCTGAATTTTCACTACACATGCTCAAAAATGCAGAGAGTAATGCTGAACTTATGGGCTTTGATGTAGATTCTCTGGTCATTGAGCACATCCAAGTGAACAAAGCCCCCAAGATGCGACG AGGTCGGATCAACCCCTACATGAGCTCTCCCTGCCACATTGAGATGAtccttactgaaaaagaacagattgttcctagaccagaagaggaggttgcacagaagaaaaagatatcccagaagaaactgaagaaacaaaaactaatGGCCAGGGAATAA